A single genomic interval of Arachis duranensis cultivar V14167 chromosome 7, aradu.V14167.gnm2.J7QH, whole genome shotgun sequence harbors:
- the LOC107458893 gene encoding uncharacterized protein LOC107458893 has protein sequence MGFEKAGAERKLQLQEKECLRLEAYENSRLYKEKVRAVHDKNIKRLRLMPGKLRSRWEGPYRVEKVKPYGIFHLSHPSNPGVFKVNGHRLKLYHGEQMKDNKELEIFLLEDPPAKED, from the exons atgggattcGAGAAAGCGGGGGCCGAGAGGAAGCTGCAACTACAAGAAAAGGAgtgccttcgcctagaagcatATGAGAACTCCAGGCTATACAAAGAGAAGGTGAGGGCTGTGCATGACAAGAACATCAAGCG GCTGagactcatgccaggcaagctgagaTCTAGATGGGAAGGTCCCTACAGAGTGGAAAAGGTTAAACCGTATGGTATTTTCCACTTGAGTCACCCTTCCAACCCTGGTGTCTTCAAGGTCAATGGTCACCGCTTGAAGCTCTACCACGGTGAGCAGATGAAGGACAACAAGGAGctggagatcttcctcttggaagatccacCAGCAAAAGAAGACTGA